One window from the genome of Lentibacillus daqui encodes:
- a CDS encoding RNA-guided endonuclease InsQ/TnpB family protein, protein MLTYNKKVRLVVTKENKQLLDSQSRMCNWLYNQLLDAVEEDYHNGKKKKLLSGRNLRNEVPKIKGENPFLFKVHSSPLKNTALRLKDAYERFFDPKLMNEKPKYRSWKKKWFSLYYDEPKKGFKLLDTNLLSLSFGKLTDEEYKELRKMDEQTRKTIKIKVGLVEAVELSKTERIKTLRITKDLDSYYAIFTIEDVKEITKVKEQSFIVFDPNHNNLAVGLGSDGKSYELKSMNALLKYWDKRIDEIKSKRDKCEKFNKLVCTPNVTYFEPSKRWKRLNHALEKAQLKRREQMKTLLFSYAHYFSKRYDAIYIGDYTPTPDVAKYGTMRRAMLNQTPVGKFRSILNWVQAKSGKYYQKIDERDTTKTCCVCGNKEKKDPSIRSFTCVNCGTTLSRDINSAVNIGKKAKKRLPRTGYIGVESPMYTVWWDFKQAKIACGLTPSAGLGK, encoded by the coding sequence ATGCTTACGTATAATAAAAAGGTACGATTGGTGGTTACAAAGGAAAACAAGCAGTTACTCGATTCTCAATCCAGAATGTGCAACTGGCTGTACAATCAATTGCTGGACGCGGTGGAAGAAGATTATCACAATGGAAAAAAGAAAAAACTGCTTTCCGGCAGAAACCTGAGGAATGAAGTACCGAAAATAAAAGGGGAAAACCCATTTTTGTTTAAAGTCCATTCCTCCCCATTGAAAAATACGGCATTACGGTTAAAAGATGCCTATGAACGATTTTTTGATCCAAAATTAATGAATGAGAAACCAAAATATCGTTCATGGAAAAAGAAGTGGTTTTCGCTATATTATGATGAACCAAAAAAGGGCTTTAAATTATTGGATACCAATCTGCTTTCCTTAAGTTTTGGCAAATTAACAGATGAAGAATACAAGGAATTAAGGAAAATGGATGAACAGACCAGGAAGACCATCAAAATCAAAGTTGGACTTGTGGAAGCGGTAGAACTAAGCAAAACGGAGAGAATCAAAACCCTTCGCATTACAAAGGATCTGGATTCGTATTATGCCATTTTTACAATAGAAGATGTCAAAGAAATCACCAAGGTGAAGGAACAATCGTTTATTGTATTTGATCCCAACCATAATAATTTGGCAGTAGGATTAGGTAGTGATGGAAAATCATATGAATTGAAATCAATGAACGCACTGTTGAAGTATTGGGATAAACGAATCGATGAAATCAAATCAAAACGGGACAAATGTGAAAAATTTAATAAACTGGTATGCACCCCAAATGTTACGTATTTTGAGCCAAGCAAACGTTGGAAGAGACTCAATCATGCTTTGGAAAAGGCGCAATTAAAACGTCGAGAACAAATGAAGACGCTGTTATTTAGCTATGCGCATTATTTTTCCAAGCGTTACGATGCGATCTACATTGGTGATTATACTCCGACTCCCGATGTGGCAAAGTACGGGACGATGAGAAGGGCCATGTTAAATCAAACACCAGTTGGTAAATTCAGGAGTATTTTGAACTGGGTGCAGGCAAAAAGTGGTAAATATTATCAAAAGATCGATGAACGTGACACAACCAAAACCTGTTGTGTCTGCGGTAATAAAGAGAAAAAGGATCCATCTATTCGCAGCTTTACATGTGTAAACTGCGGTACAACGCTTTCGAGAGATATCAACAGTGCAGTTAATATTGGAAAGAAAGCCAAAAAGCGATTGCCTCGCACAGGCTACATAGGTGTGGAATCCCCTATGTATACAGTGTGGTGGGATTTTAAACAGGCAAAGATTGCTTGTGGTTTGACCCCATCTGCTGGCCTCGGGAAGTAA
- the mntA gene encoding type VII toxin-antitoxin system MntA family adenylyltransferase antitoxin, giving the protein MLTVSQTDQIKSILLPALSPVFIYLFGSTAKNQDRKTSDIDLAFLNDQTLSPYDIFMIGQRVASALDKDVDLVDLRQASTVMQLQIVHYGKLLYCADENRRMAFEMNVYKMYAKLNEEREVILKTIGESGEIYGK; this is encoded by the coding sequence ATGCTTACGGTGTCACAAACGGATCAAATAAAAAGCATCTTACTGCCAGCTCTTTCCCCTGTCTTTATTTACCTGTTCGGTTCTACAGCAAAAAACCAGGATAGAAAAACAAGCGATATCGACCTGGCCTTTTTGAACGACCAGACACTGTCTCCCTACGATATCTTTATGATCGGACAGAGAGTGGCAAGTGCGCTGGACAAGGATGTTGACTTGGTTGATCTGCGGCAAGCTTCCACCGTCATGCAATTACAAATTGTACATTACGGGAAATTGCTCTATTGTGCTGATGAAAACAGACGAATGGCATTTGAAATGAACGTATATAAAATGTATGCAAAGTTAAATGAAGAACGCGAGGTTATTCTGAAAACAATTGGAGAGAGTGGTGAAATATATGGTAAATGA